One genomic window of Gemmatimonadales bacterium includes the following:
- the cdaA gene encoding diadenylate cyclase CdaA gives MDGRIPLLLPHWRDVVEILIVAYVIYRALLLVVGTRALHILFGLVLLGAVYVAAVMLKFTMISYLLGVVFTYGAFALLIVFQPELRAALARLGQSRVMRFFYRGEAHQVAEEIAEAVDRLSRAGTGAIIAVEGEVGLGDYVASGTPLSAKVSADLVTTIFTPYSPLHDGALIVRGDTIVGAGCILPLTQFPVDDKTLGTRHRAALGLSEETDAMVIVISEETSAVSVAHRGSLERGVGVARLKELLATGPFARAAAGGLEPVPPLSPNP, from the coding sequence ATGGACGGGCGGATTCCGCTGCTCCTGCCGCATTGGCGCGACGTGGTCGAGATCCTCATCGTCGCGTACGTCATCTATCGGGCCCTGCTCCTCGTGGTGGGCACCCGCGCGCTGCACATCCTGTTCGGGCTGGTGCTGCTGGGCGCCGTGTACGTCGCGGCGGTGATGCTGAAGTTCACGATGATCTCCTATCTGCTCGGCGTGGTCTTCACCTACGGCGCGTTCGCGCTGCTGATCGTGTTCCAGCCGGAGCTCCGGGCCGCCCTCGCGCGGCTGGGTCAATCGCGGGTGATGCGGTTCTTCTACCGCGGCGAGGCCCACCAGGTGGCCGAGGAGATCGCCGAGGCGGTGGACCGGCTGAGCCGGGCGGGCACCGGCGCCATCATCGCGGTCGAGGGCGAGGTGGGGCTCGGCGACTACGTCGCCAGCGGCACGCCGCTCTCGGCCAAGGTCTCCGCGGACCTGGTGACGACGATCTTCACGCCGTACTCGCCGCTGCACGACGGGGCGCTCATCGTCCGCGGCGACACCATCGTGGGCGCCGGCTGCATCCTGCCTCTGACCCAGTTCCCGGTGGACGACAAGACCCTCGGCACCCGCCACCGCGCGGCGCTCGGGCTCTCCGAGGAGACCGACGCGATGGTCATCGTCATCTCGGAGGAGACGTCCGCGGTCTCGGTGGCGCACCGCGGCAGCCTCGAGCGCGGCGTCGGCGTGGCTCGCCTCAAGGAGCTGCTCGCGACCGGGCCGTTCGCCCGCGCCGCTGCCGGCGGCCTGGAGCCGGTGCCGCCGTTGTCGCCGAACCCGTAG